In Candidatus Hydrogenedens sp., the genomic stretch AAATTCTGTGCTTTTTTTAATAGGTATAAGGATAAATCAAATCCTACTAAAAAGGATACTTTGGGATACAAAAAAAATAAATGCCTACCATAACCACAACATAAGTCTAATATTTTTTGATTATACTGAAAGTTTAATTTGGAAAGAACAAACTCTACTTGTTGCTGGGCTTCTTTTTCATCTCTATGTTGATAAACAATAGGGTACCATTCCTCAAAGGCATTTGTATACCATTCTTGATTATTCATAAAGGTATATTAAATAACATGCACTTTAATAAGGTTTGTTGGGCAAGCCACAGATAAAGGATAACCTGCGACAATTATTACCATATCACCTCGTTTCACCAATTTTTTCGTTATTAGAGTTTTTTCTACAGCAAGAAGCATATCCTCAATAGATTGGACTTCAGGAAGTTTTATAGCCTGAACACCCCAGAAAAGGGAACATTGTCTCGCTACATTATCATTAGGAGTTAACGCATATATAGGAACTTTAGGGCGGGAATTGGAAATAGCCATAGCGGAATAACCTGAATAGGTAAAACAGGCAATAGCCTTTGTATTCAGTGTCATCACCAATTGTTTTACTGCTTTACCGGATGCTATAGCAGTGTCTTCAATCTTGCTGTGAAATTTTTTATTATCTTGTTTCAAAGATGTCGATTTACACATCTCATCTAAAGGACACTCAAAATAACTCTGGTCTTTCTCTACACAACGGATAATTTTATCCATAACTTCAACAGTCGATATGGGATTTTTACCCGTTGCTGTTTCTGCAGACAACATAACGGCATCGGTTCCATCAAGAACTGCATTAGCCACATCCGACATTTCAGCACGAGTGGGTATAGGATGTTCTGTCATTGATTCAAGCATTTGTGTCGCTGTAATAACAGGAATTCCAGCAATATTACATTTGCGTATAATTCTTTTTTGAACCATGGGGACTTCCTCTAATGTTGTCTCCACTGCAAGGTCTCCTCGAGCAATTAACAAAGCATCCGATACCTCTATAATACGGTCAATACATTGTAATGCTTCAGGTCGTTCTATTTTTGCAATAACTTTAGCAGTGCAATTTTTATCCTGTAATCTCTTTTTTACTTGAATAACATCTTCGGGTGTTCGAACAAAAGATAAAGCAAAATAATCAGCACCTAAACTAATTCCAAAATCAAGGTCGTCCCAATCCTTCTCCGTTAATGATGGAAGTTTAATGGGAATTTCAGGTAAATTCATTCCTTTTCTTTCACCCAAAATACCCCCTCTTATAATTTCACATTCAACTTCCGGAGGATGAGAATTAATTACTTTAAGTTCCAAAGTTCCATCGGCTAAAAGTATTCTATTCCCTGGTTTTACCTCTTCCGGTAAATGGGAATAGTCCGTAGAGATAATTTTATTATTCCCTATAACCTGTTCTGATGTAATAATTATATGCTCACCACGAATTAATTCGATAGGTTTA encodes the following:
- the pyk gene encoding pyruvate kinase, which codes for MRGTKIVCTMGPATNDETIIKALINAGMDVARLNLSHGTHDYHKEMYKKIRSVCKELGKDIAILFDLQGPKIRTGLLENHKPIELIRGEHIIITSEQVIGNNKIISTDYSHLPEEVKPGNRILLADGTLELKVINSHPPEVECEIIRGGILGERKGMNLPEIPIKLPSLTEKDWDDLDFGISLGADYFALSFVRTPEDVIQVKKRLQDKNCTAKVIAKIERPEALQCIDRIIEVSDALLIARGDLAVETTLEEVPMVQKRIIRKCNIAGIPVITATQMLESMTEHPIPTRAEMSDVANAVLDGTDAVMLSAETATGKNPISTVEVMDKIIRCVEKDQSYFECPLDEMCKSTSLKQDNKKFHSKIEDTAIASGKAVKQLVMTLNTKAIACFTYSGYSAMAISNSRPKVPIYALTPNDNVARQCSLFWGVQAIKLPEVQSIEDMLLAVEKTLITKKLVKRGDMVIIVAGYPLSVACPTNLIKVHVI